One Phaseolus vulgaris cultivar G19833 chromosome 2, P. vulgaris v2.0, whole genome shotgun sequence DNA window includes the following coding sequences:
- the LOC137809521 gene encoding E3 ubiquitin-protein ligase RHA2B-like, translating into MRRSVCELLYELYAKTIVLVTYMLIQLILIIRYLKSNTPPISTTQYLSFIEQKNPAIRCTTRLKAEHIDCRVCLSEFQEGEKVRNLNCRHTFHKDCLDQWLQQYCATCPLCRHKVLPDHVVANYNLLQNQVQEEEEEYDGNDHQLIFLLSALRGGSTLHTYL; encoded by the coding sequence ATGAGAAGGTCTGTGTGTGAGTTATTGTATGAGCTTTATGCCAAGACAATAGTCCTTGTAACATACATGCTAATACAACTCATCCTTATCATTCGCTACCTTAAATCAAATACGCCTCCAATATCAACCACCCAATACCTCAGTTTCATCGAACAGAAGAACCCTGCCATTCGTTGCACCACAAGACTCAAGGCTGAACACATAGACTGCAGAGTGTGTCTCTCTGAATTCCAGGAGGGGGAGAAGGTGAGGAACCTCAACTGCAGACACACTTTTCACAAGGATTGCCTTGACCAGTGGTTGCAGCAATACTGTGCCACTTGCCCACTTTGCAGGCACAAGGTCTTGCCAGATCATGTTGTGGCCAACTACAACCTCCTTCAAAATCAGgtacaagaagaagaagaagagtatGATGGCAATGATCACCAACTCATCTTTTTGTTATCTGCATTAAGGGGTGGTAGCACTTTGCACACATATCTTTGA